DNA from Nymphalis io chromosome 24, ilAglIoxx1.1, whole genome shotgun sequence:
tgacagcCTCACAAAAAGCTTCGGCAACCTAGCTACTAATTTTTGCAATGTTGTCTCAGTTATCTTCTGCCATTCGTCTTGCAGTTTACTCCACAAGTCTTCCTGAGATGTAGGACAACGTTTCCGCACCTGCCTATCCAGCTGATCAAACAATAGTTCTATAGGGCTTAAGTCTGGGGACTGTGGAGTCCGTATCATGAGTTTCAACACCTGTTCTTGTTCTTTTCCTTTTAAAAAGTCCTGGCATAGTCTTGACGTGTGTTTCGGATCATTATCCTGTTGAAATATAAATCCCGGACCAATTAAATtggttattgtttttattataagtattttgcGGTgttatacaaacaattaaaacctaataaatttctttaaaatgtattgtttgtaACTTAAAGAAAATACAGGTGGCCAAATACTTTTGAGCGGTAGTATACGTTGCTGTTCTTATTGAACACTGACACAGGTTCCTTGGGATTCCTGGGAACGAAGACGAGCCCTGATGTGGGACGCTGCTTGCGTTGAcacttaaagttttttttttttattcgccgggagggcaaatgactctactccacctgatggtaagtggtagtagagtccaaacgcgacgtcggccagtacagacgggaaaaacgttctgcactagccgccttcgccttgccggcccgcaagatgcctcttcacgcctcgtttgaaggaacccgggttgtaagaggaggggaacacgtgagctggtaaggaattccattttttggaagtgcgacaaagaaagaaagagttgccaaatttctttgttcgcaatggaattgatgtcacagttaggcggtgacatcgagaaccagctcgcgtggacttaagaaagaAGGGGGAagtaggaattagagagaataattcctcagagcactcgccgtgatacagtcgatagaaagcgctcagtgctgctatctcacgacgcaattgtaaaggttcaagggtgtttgtgacctttacgtcgccaataatacgcactgcacgtcgctgcaaccggtccaaggcctccaaaaggtacttagtggagccattccaaaggtgtgagcaatattccacgcaagaccgtacctgtgttttgtacagcaggcacggttgttgtggcgtgaaaaaacgccgcaccttgttcagaactccgagtttccgtgaagctgtttttataacagcctcgacgtaatcccttggactaaggtcgcagcgaacgtcaatccccagcatggcgattttgctttgtatcaccagcggagtaccacagttCCGTCATATCAGAGAATTAGTGTTAAAGAGCCCCGTGGAAAATGAAATGATCGACCGTTTGTTCGTTGACAAAACAGTCTTCATTTTATTTGCGCCgcttaatactaataataacatttttcatacacggccatctgatcccaaattaagcttgtacaaagcttgtgctatggaaaccagacaactgatatactacatatacttttcttttgtaaatacatacttatatagataattacacccagattcaggacaaacagacatgttcatgcacacaaatgtctgtcctgggtgggaatcgaacccacaaccttcggcgtgaaaaggcaagtatctaccaaccacgccaaccggctcaagcTTACAATTGAAACCTAGAAATAATTATGCGAAAATTGTTTATCACGCCACCTATAATTTTTTCATTGCTTGACACGCTGCCATAATTTGTGCAAtagccatttttaattttgataataattattatgtaaataaatgagtAGTGTTATATATGGTTAAGTTACCAGCATCAATAATGGTATCAAAATTAGCGGCAAAGTTAGACTTACTTACACATACTAACAAGTGTAGtgaaatataagtttataagaatattagaaataaatgatTCCATGTATAAGTCCGTCGCAAGTTCTTGGTGACAAGCTGCTATATTTGGCAAAAGGGTTTCGTAAATTTGTTTATCATGTTTagtagcaaataaataaacaaggcttattatagtgtacaggattatataaattaaagaagagCATGAAATTAGTTTATGTTGATCATACAggatatgtacaaaaatatttattatacagtgcAACCTTAATATAACGTACCTCAATATAACGACTTCCTCGATTTAACAAATTCTTCGTAATCCCCTTGATATGTCCATAAGAGTCAATGTAAAATATCACTTTACAATACGAACATTTTTTGCGAACAACctctttataacaaattttcaaCTATcaagaaaaagtatatataccTTTAATTAACGAATTTTGTCAACCCCAAAACCTTTTTATAAAGTTCCCACCAATGTATGACTCTTAATCTAATAAGTACGTAATGTTGaggtaaataaaactatttattttacctctttataacgaTTTTTAGACCAACCTAACCTCAACATAACAAACCTCAGTTCAACGAATTACttgatataatgaatatttaattgttcCCTTCCGATTTATTATATCGAGTTGcactgtatttattattatatgtattttttttttatttctaaaatgagAAACTGAGTACTGAGTTTTTTCTCGGTAGAGTCTACATTCCCAATcgttggtagctttatattaaaattatatcttgaaattttgaaatatttatttattatattacagacgtgaaaaaaatattaaacaagttgtttatttaaatgtaagcaagtttattataattttagaagcCCTTTGCTACAACGTTTTATTACAATTGCTATTAAAACACGATTAATAgcaattaatagttttaaactaaaatagcacaataattcttaaaaaaaatcatataaatccAGTCTactcgttatttatttattcctttttgatgcaataatttaaagaaagatagtccattaaattaaaatttattacattatcacttaaaaatatcattaaaagaaatatttttagattttaataaataattaaagcttcaaattattcacaataataattatctaaataacatAGAAATATCAATACTACATAAGACTATgtcataatttttatgtaatttattctcCGTTAGCACTGGCTTGAGAATCTTGATCCTTGATCTCCTTTCTGACAGGACCAGTTTGAGCAATGGGTATAATGCGTTCATTATTCGATGCCGCTGGTTTTCTTGGCGCGGTCACAGTGAGCACACCATCCGAAGACAGCCTTGATTCTACCGTCTCTGGATCACAGCCTTCAGGAAGCACGTACTTTCGTGTGAATTGTCGAGAAATAAACCCATGTTCATCTTTTCTCTCCTCGTGTTTTCCTTCGATTACAATATACCCATCGGCCGTCTTCACCGTAATATCCTCAGGTGCGAAGTGCTGCACATCTAGATTAACTTGGAATTTATCCTTATCGCTTCTAATGGTGGAACCGACGTCTCTATTAGTGGGCGTTTGTTGACGCCAAGGCCTGTAGTAATCACGGGAGAGTAAGGGTGCGACGGCGGCCATTAGTAAGTCATCTGGAGTTAAGGCCAAACCGAAATCCTGATCAACGATCCGGTGAGGATGTGGGAAGTCGTAGTTGAGTAGGAAAGGTGGGAgagacattttgtttttttttttcaatgaaattaatagatcgtagaaataataattgaaatatataataactattgagTTCGCAAATTCTTTTACGGGTTACGCGCTGTATTGACTGTCTGGTCGCCGGCCGGCGCGGTTTATATATCGTAACGGGAACGACATCTAGTGACGACTAGAACAATCGACTACACTGTATTGTGTATTGAAACTCCACGACCGAGTCTGCGCAATGCTAGTGATTTCTCGTCGTTTCTCGAAATATCTAGGCTAAGTGCCAGAAATTTTATAGGCCACAAGTAAATTatcgattaattttaaatatattaatagatagatttattaagaaatcgttttttttattgtatatccaGTAGATACATATGTAGGTCACGTAACAAActacataaaatgaaaaattttaatgttttatattaggTATCGTCTATAATGAtaagttttataacatttttaaataatgaaaacaatgtttaaaaacacattaaataacATATCATAAAATCGGAACGACTTCCCGTTCGTTCGCACGATACAATAAAGATTTTAAGTACTTAtatattgctttaaataaatcgatttaagcaaataatataaagtaatgtgGTTCATCCATTCTCCATTCGTACCGCTGACAACGTGTAGGCAAAAATTTCATGATATTCACTAATGCAtacataatattagtttagttttGACTAAAATAccctacatattatattagtgGTAGGCCTTTGTCCAAGGCTGTCTGGGTAACACCCGCTcgttacatattctaccgacaaatgccaatacttagtatagttgtgtttcggtttagagggtgagtgagccagtgtaactacaaacacaaggggcattacatcttagttaccaagaaggcatattgacgatataaggaatagttattattttttacagcgctaatgtttatgggcgaTGGGGACCATTTACCAGTGAGTTGCCAGTCcgcatatttaattataaaaaaaaatttctgtATCGCATCAAGCGATCTAAGGTCTACTCTACttatattttgtctttaatGCGCGCCCgcatcttttttattaaatatgcgttttttaattattttgttaaaaatccaTGTAACATTCCTAACATTTAGGGCCCATTTATATTGATAAGTAGTGATAAAGAAGAACCAATAATGATCGACTGCATTATTATCAAACTAATCGTAAGTCTCTAGTCTTcgatatttcttaatatacacAGCCCTTTGGCGTACTGACAAATTTATGTAATGTAGataccaatttatatattatcatatacttatattaagaGTAGTAAGGTAGACTGGGCAGCTCCGTTCGCCCTTATTAGGAACCCTAAGTGTTATTAAACCACCTTAAGTCATGGTTAGAGATCCTGATTTACAGCTGGTttgtagtgggtattccgatgttcggggtgcaacCGGTGGCTTGGACATCGGCTAGCACCACATACCactcactgttcccgtgggggaaacgcaaaTGCGTTTTTCGAGCGTAAAAAAAGGGTTAGAGTCCCTGAAGCTGAAGAATTTCCAacacacataataatattttaatttcaaataaagtattattattttaatagtttaaaagtattattttaaataaattcattcaattcaactgtaattattaaaatttatttatcaccATAGGAACAATAAGTTAATCGCAGTaggtattgttttatattattatattgttttatatattgttctATCTCAGCCTGGAACAGTCTGGAATATATTGATCGGACTTATACCTACCATAATGTTGTatgatatatctatttatattaagtaaggTCAGTGACATAAGCTTGCACAACTGCACAGCCTATTTCGCACTAGATGTCTCTTATTAAATGATAGCTAAATGGACatgctaaataaaaatttataagaatcgttaaaaagtaattttaattatcttatcggatatataaaagtttacctgataattaaaatatacgtgGACCGCTTGGAATAAGCGATAAGCGCCACGTCAGTTTGTCGAGAAAATTCTACTAGCCGCTAGATGGCGGAACAAGTATATAAACCAAGCTGCGCTTTTCAACGGGCGAGTATTTTCTGTGAATTCGTAAAGTCAAGAGCCGAGAATTTTGACaaagaattaattttgaataaagttgTGCTgaagaaataaacaatatataaaagtaaatatgagtaaaatattatatttaacattcttgGCGATAATTTTTGCCGTCGCTCATGGCGAAGAAGAATGTCCACAAAAACAAGGAAGCAACCTTTTTGATCAGGACTTCGGACTGGCTTTAACATCTGATGACTTGCTCACCTCAATGATGTCACCATGGATGATGAGAGATTACTTCCGACCTTGGAGATACCTGGAATCGTTCACCCACGACTTGGGATCTACTATCAAGACCGAAAAGGATATGTTTACAATTAACTTGGATGTTCAGCATTTCTCACCAAATGAGATTACTGTCAAGACAGCCGATGGATACGTCGTCATTGAAGCTAAGCATGAAGAAAAGAAGGACCAGCACGGATTCGTGTCCCGACAGTTTGTAAGAAGATATGCTTTGCCTGAAGGCACAGAATCTGACAATGTGGTATCTAAACTTTCCAGCGATGGTATTTTAACTATCTCGGCACCAAGAAAGGAAGTTGATGCTAAAGGGGAGAGAGTGGTACCGATAACACAGACGGGTCCTGTTCGTAAAGAAGCCAAGGAAGCCAAAGCCGGTTCATGTTCCGCTGAAGATAAATGTAAAcactaatttttagttttttcgtagtattttcatataaaatatttactacattttatattattttcaataatgtgTTCACGTGAGTACTATGTCATAATATATGCGTTTACTATGTAATACTCGTAAGActgattaataaagttttagctgtgtaatttttttttctttcacgtTCTATTATTTAGACCTTTTGACAATAAGTTTATCAATTTTTTACGATACAACCATCGTATTTATATTGTGTGTTATTTGTTACCTGCGATGcagtaagttatttttttatatgtacatcgcaatatatttgcatataactaaaataaaagtaatgacTTGCAAGTAATtgcatttaaatgaataaaaactgtttctttcataaacaaaattgttttacttggtggtaaggcgtTGTGGCCTACCCAGATGGGGATGCTATCTGTAGCTATACAAAATAAACGCCAAAAAATTATCCTTACTTAATGTCGGtagatatactatttatataaatgagaagCCACTTCCTTGTGAgacattttatagaatattaatatcTCTACTTGTGCTTACGTTcagaaatattttagaaataataccTAGCTTACTAATGCTGTTATATTAacagcataataataataatgtcctctagaccgattacggccacggcggccaatctcaagggagaatagccaactgcgcaggagacattatagtacaacaaacacaggtgcactctttatttcctaactctcataatccgatgggacggcaatccgaaatgaccggaaagagttcagacgcaggaccaacaactttacgtgctttccgaagcacgggagtgtatatccttccaatttccagactccgggctgctactgagaattttctgacttGGAGAATTTtctggaattgaacccagaacctccggatctgcggccttacatctagccactcgGCAAACGAGGCAGCAtaacatattaacatatataagcgaaattgGAGAACTCTGCTTCCATTGTGTATGCGAATTTACTTTtacagttattaaatattagactaaataaacgaaaataaataacgaacttatgcattttaatttattaaaattatattaattaatttatttgtcctGCTTTCATATTTTAGATGCAGAGGCTTCTGTcacgaataaataattatgaactattaattaatgtaaactgtggttaatataatttttatattatgaatcaGTAAACAAGAAAACACCATATTTTGAGCgggtaatgtttatttaataactattttacatagaagtaaaatttattaaagtttaaaatatacattattcttaattaaatatattcattattcatcTTTATTGGTCTCAGTTAACTCCATCATTAAGTCGGACAAATCTCCACTCAATTTCATGTAGTACAGTGGTTGTGTTTgacctgtaataaaaataattcatctgTAATTAAAAGTTGAGATTGTCCAGTAGTAAAAACATgttaatcttaaccaaagatagcaggttcaaacccaagcaagcaccactgaattttcatatacttaagTTGTATTTATAGTTC
Protein-coding regions in this window:
- the LOC126777927 gene encoding protein lethal(2)essential for life-like, which encodes MSLPPFLLNYDFPHPHRIVDQDFGLALTPDDLLMAAVAPLLSRDYYRPWRQQTPTNRDVGSTIRSDKDKFQVNLDVQHFAPEDITVKTADGYIVIEGKHEERKDEHGFISRQFTRKYVLPEGCDPETVESRLSSDGVLTVTAPRKPAASNNERIIPIAQTGPVRKEIKDQDSQASANGE
- the LOC126777923 gene encoding protein lethal(2)essential for life-like, yielding MSKILYLTFLAIIFAVAHGEEECPQKQGSNLFDQDFGLALTSDDLLTSMMSPWMMRDYFRPWRYLESFTHDLGSTIKTEKDMFTINLDVQHFSPNEITVKTADGYVVIEAKHEEKKDQHGFVSRQFVRRYALPEGTESDNVVSKLSSDGILTISAPRKEVDAKGERVVPITQTGPVRKEAKEAKAGSCSAEDKCKH